One window of the Doryrhamphus excisus isolate RoL2022-K1 chromosome 10, RoL_Dexc_1.0, whole genome shotgun sequence genome contains the following:
- the LOC131137441 gene encoding nanos homolog 3-like, translating to MEPGGARFQPWRDYFGLSDAVRRIVSRNPTTPDPPEQMIPSELDALLEKNDRQVNCVADDPTRCTRQFHIHAPGGDLLDVPAEGVLKAGQEQKQPKTPEPAPAHMLCRFCKRNGEPEVVYKSHWLKDLSGDVLCPVLWQYVCPLCGATGPKAHTKLHCPKVDKAYRSVYSKGRR from the coding sequence ATGGAACCGGGCGGTGCAAGGTTCCAGCCCTGGCGGGACTACTTTGGCTTGTCGGACGCAGTTCGAAGGATCGTGAGTCGGAACCCGACAACTCCGGATCCTCCAGAGCAGATGATTCCTTCGGAACTGGACGCTCTCCTGGAAAAAAACGACCGTCAGGTGAACTGTGTAGCAGATGATCCAACCCGATGCACAAGGCAGTTCCACATTCATGCACCAGGTGGCGATCTGCTGGATGTTCCCGCAGAAGGAGTGCTGAAAGCAGGGCAAGAGCAGAAGCAGCCGAAGACACCCGAGCCTGCACCCGCGCACATGCTGTGCCGTTTCTGCAAACGTAACGGGGAGCCCGAGGTGGTCTACAAGTCTCATTGGCTGAAGGACCTCTCGGGAGATGTCCTGTGTCCTGTCCTGTGGCAGTACGTGTGCCCTCTGTGCGGCGCTACAGGACCGAAAGCCCACACTAAGCTCCACTGTCCGAAGGTGGACAAGGCGTACCGGTCCGTTTACTCCAAGGGTAGACGCTGA